In the Kineosporiaceae bacterium genome, one interval contains:
- a CDS encoding methyltransferase domain-containing protein, giving the protein MGFDPIQYKVTTRQQWEDAADAWHRWGPVLEQWLGQATETMLDAAGVHLGSRVLDVAAGAGGQSLAAARRVGAAGRVLATDISPTILTHAAKSAAAAGLTTVDTLEADGEALDSVPAESFDAVISRVGLIYFPDQQRALAGMRRALRDGGRLAAVVYSTPERNEFFSLPVSIIRARAELPPPQPGQPGPFSLGAPGAMEKALIDAGFHDVRVETVPAPLRLASAAECARFERESFGALHQMLAGVPAARRPAVWDEIATALQRFETDAGFVGPCEMLVGAGTR; this is encoded by the coding sequence ATGGGATTCGACCCGATCCAGTACAAGGTCACCACTCGGCAGCAGTGGGAGGACGCCGCAGACGCCTGGCACCGCTGGGGTCCGGTTCTGGAGCAGTGGTTGGGCCAGGCCACCGAGACCATGCTCGACGCCGCCGGAGTGCACCTCGGCAGCCGGGTGCTCGACGTGGCTGCGGGCGCCGGCGGGCAGAGCCTGGCGGCAGCCCGACGCGTCGGAGCAGCCGGCCGGGTGTTGGCCACCGACATCTCGCCCACGATCCTCACCCACGCGGCGAAGTCGGCCGCCGCGGCCGGGCTCACCACCGTGGACACACTCGAAGCGGACGGCGAGGCGCTCGACTCCGTGCCCGCGGAGTCGTTCGACGCCGTCATCTCACGAGTTGGGTTGATCTACTTCCCGGACCAGCAGAGAGCCCTTGCCGGGATGCGACGAGCGTTGCGGGACGGCGGCCGGCTCGCCGCGGTGGTGTACTCGACCCCCGAGCGCAACGAGTTCTTCTCGCTGCCGGTCTCGATCATCCGGGCACGGGCCGAGCTCCCCCCGCCACAACCGGGTCAGCCGGGGCCGTTCAGCCTGGGTGCGCCCGGAGCGATGGAGAAGGCCCTGATCGACGCCGGGTTCCACGACGTGAGGGTCGAGACCGTGCCCGCGCCGCTGCGGCTGGCATCGGCCGCCGAGTGCGCGCGCTTCGAACGGGAGTCCTTCGGCGCCCTGCACCAGATGCTCGCCGGTGTGCCCGCCGCGCGTCGTCCGGCCGTCTGGGACGAGATCGCGACGGCCCTGCAGCGCTTCGAGACCGACGCCGGGTTCGTCGGCCCGTGCGAGATGCTCGTCGGAGCGGGTACCCGCTGA
- a CDS encoding tetratricopeptide repeat protein, which translates to MRVPGFRRPEPSATAADHEQRGLLALSHGDYRTAEDSLRHALSLFERDDDQAGVAGIHAKLGVVAQDQGRIETAETSFRRAVTIFERLGDEARLANCLGLLGILAQDRGDHRTAEEVLRRALALEERLGHRAGIAAAHHQLAMLAQARGDLQAAETGYLRALTILEQLDDPTNLATTWSQLGILRTEQGLHADAVQLHVRALAVRIAIEVPQAAIDGDALVGLLQIMGTEAFTAEVAQILDAESTQRLMSQLNSLADRA; encoded by the coding sequence ATGCGTGTTCCGGGGTTTCGCCGACCCGAGCCGAGCGCCACTGCCGCCGACCACGAGCAGCGCGGGTTGCTCGCGCTGTCGCACGGCGACTACCGGACGGCCGAAGACTCCCTCCGACACGCCCTGAGCCTCTTCGAGCGGGACGACGATCAAGCCGGTGTTGCCGGCATTCACGCCAAGCTCGGGGTCGTGGCGCAGGACCAGGGCCGCATCGAAACCGCCGAAACGTCCTTCCGGCGTGCCGTGACGATCTTCGAACGGCTCGGCGACGAGGCCCGCCTGGCGAACTGCCTCGGTCTGCTCGGGATCCTGGCGCAAGACCGAGGTGACCACCGGACCGCCGAAGAGGTACTCCGACGGGCGCTGGCCCTCGAAGAGCGGCTCGGCCATCGCGCCGGCATCGCCGCCGCCCATCACCAACTCGCGATGCTGGCGCAAGCCCGCGGCGACCTCCAAGCGGCCGAAACCGGCTACCTGCGAGCCCTGACGATCCTGGAACAGCTCGACGATCCGACCAACCTGGCCACGACGTGGAGCCAACTGGGCATCCTGCGCACCGAGCAGGGACTGCACGCTGATGCGGTTCAGCTGCATGTTCGGGCGCTCGCGGTGCGGATCGCGATCGAGGTACCCCAGGCGGCCATCGATGGTGACGCGTTGGTGGGGCTGTTGCAGATCATGGGCACCGAGGCATTCACCGCGGAGGTTGCCCAGATTCTGGACGCCGAGAGCACCCAGAGACTCATGTCACAGCTGAACAGTCTGGCCGACCGGGCCTGA
- a CDS encoding NAD(P)/FAD-dependent oxidoreductase — protein MNDDDVVIIGGGAAGLSAALVLARARRRVTVVDAGRPRNAPAAHMQGFLGSDGMPPSQLLAAARAEVAGYGGRFVAGTVGGVAARDPSCTTFEIVLDDGSTLRARRILVATGLRDEIPPVPGTRERWGRDLLHCPYCHGYEVRDQPLGVLGATAEAVAHAQLVRQWSDDVVLFTDGDLDDEGQRRRLAARGIGVRDGRVARLVVEDDRLTGVELATGERVARSAVFVRPRFVPHDSLLTHLGCATADSGWVVVDPRGRTSVAGVWAAGNVVNPRAQVITAAGEGSAAAIDINNDLVEDDISTAVTATAATAATTVAR, from the coding sequence ATGAACGATGACGATGTCGTGATCATCGGTGGGGGCGCTGCGGGTCTCTCGGCGGCTCTGGTTCTCGCCCGAGCCCGCAGACGGGTGACCGTGGTCGACGCCGGCCGGCCGCGCAACGCTCCGGCAGCCCACATGCAGGGCTTCCTGGGCTCCGACGGCATGCCGCCGTCGCAGCTGCTGGCCGCCGCACGAGCGGAGGTCGCCGGGTACGGCGGCCGGTTCGTCGCCGGCACCGTGGGCGGCGTCGCGGCCCGTGATCCATCGTGCACGACCTTCGAGATCGTGCTGGACGACGGGTCGACCCTGCGCGCCCGCCGCATCCTGGTGGCCACCGGCCTGCGCGACGAGATCCCGCCGGTCCCCGGAACGCGCGAGCGCTGGGGCCGCGACCTGCTGCACTGCCCCTACTGCCACGGGTACGAGGTTCGTGACCAGCCCCTCGGCGTGCTCGGTGCCACTGCCGAGGCGGTCGCCCACGCCCAGCTGGTACGTCAGTGGTCCGACGACGTGGTGCTCTTCACCGACGGCGACCTGGACGACGAGGGCCAGCGCCGGCGGCTGGCTGCTCGGGGCATCGGCGTCCGGGACGGCCGGGTGGCCCGCCTGGTCGTCGAGGACGACCGGCTGACGGGCGTGGAGTTGGCAACGGGGGAGAGGGTCGCCCGGTCGGCGGTCTTCGTGCGGCCCCGCTTCGTACCCCACGACAGCCTGCTGACTCACCTCGGGTGTGCCACCGCCGACAGCGGCTGGGTGGTGGTCGATCCCAGGGGTCGGACCAGCGTGGCCGGGGTCTGGGCCGCCGGGAACGTGGTCAACCCCCGAGCCCAGGTGATCACCGCTGCAGGTGAGGGGTCGGCCGCGGCCATCGACATCAACAACGACCTCGTCGAGGACGACATCTCGACCGCCGTTACCGCCACCGCCGCCACCGCAGCCACGACCGTCGCCCGGTAG
- a CDS encoding helix-turn-helix transcriptional regulator: MPDTLVRTKLIRPRPRGRTVSRPRLDDRLLLGSTTALTLISAPAGFGKTTLLGSWLVAGRGGPTAWVSLDERDRDPTTFWSYVLLAVDRAAPGTAAEALAHLQSGRAPLDAMLTMLLNELSVLPTELTLVLDDYHLAEGPDLQPGMVFLLDHLPPQVHVVISSRADPALPLSRLRARGQLLEIRASDLRFTLDETATYLNEVNALDLAAEDVAALEGRTEGWAAALQLAALSLQGRRDRSRFIAGFAGDDRFVVDYLADEVLDRQPPEVRCFLLDTSVLERLSAPVCGAVTGRCDGAAMLEGLERSNLFLVPLDDHRGWYRYHHLFRDVLQARLLDERPDDVARLHRRAGAWFDEAGQPEAAVRHALAAGDLDSAADRVELAIPTLRRARREDVIRRWVDQLPAAVVRNRPVLAVGLLGALAASNRFDGLAQRLRDVEQLLGAPDQQPVIVDQAEWTRLPALLATYRAALALVGGDPAETVRHARIALDLAGDDDLLTPASAAALVGLACWTEGDLDGAHQAYRAAADGLEQTGHVADVLGCTITIADLEVAQGRLLDARRTCERAMALAEREASPPRGTADMHVALSVIALESGDVGCAAEHLSRADVLGEAGGLPQNPYRWRVALAWLREAQGDAATGVGLLEEAERAYVGDFSPEVRPIAAVRARMLAGGGEVAPALAWARRRGVSATDPLTYLREYEHVTLARILLADHATSGHEAALLEATGLLDRLLEAAEGGGRTRVVLEVLALQSLARAAAGHQAAALESLERAVRLAEPEGWVRVFTGEGAPMAKLLRSLQSRHRSWLFLRTLITAAPARAAGAPRGSGGETPSGQSLVEPLSSRELDVLRYLRSDLDGPAIARELGVSLSTVRTHTQHIFTKLGVANRRAAVRHAHQLNLFAGR; encoded by the coding sequence ATGCCCGACACGCTGGTGAGGACCAAGCTGATTCGGCCGCGTCCGCGTGGGCGGACGGTGTCCCGGCCCAGGCTCGACGATCGGCTCCTGCTCGGCTCGACCACAGCCCTCACCCTGATCTCGGCGCCGGCCGGGTTCGGCAAGACGACCCTGCTCGGCAGCTGGCTGGTCGCGGGCCGAGGCGGTCCGACGGCCTGGGTCTCGCTCGACGAGCGAGACCGGGACCCGACGACGTTCTGGTCCTACGTCCTGCTCGCGGTCGACCGGGCCGCACCCGGGACGGCGGCGGAGGCGCTGGCGCACCTGCAGTCCGGCCGTGCACCCCTCGACGCGATGCTCACGATGCTGCTCAACGAGCTGAGCGTGTTGCCGACCGAGCTCACGCTGGTCCTGGACGACTACCACCTCGCCGAGGGACCGGACCTGCAGCCGGGCATGGTCTTCCTGCTGGACCACCTGCCGCCACAGGTGCACGTGGTCATCAGCTCTCGTGCCGACCCTGCACTGCCGCTGTCGCGGCTGCGCGCCCGCGGGCAACTACTCGAGATTCGGGCGAGCGACCTGCGCTTCACCCTCGACGAAACCGCCACCTACCTCAACGAGGTCAACGCCCTCGACCTGGCGGCGGAGGACGTCGCCGCACTGGAGGGCCGCACCGAGGGCTGGGCCGCGGCGTTGCAGCTCGCGGCGCTGTCGCTGCAGGGTCGCCGCGACCGGTCGAGGTTCATCGCCGGGTTCGCGGGGGACGATCGCTTCGTCGTGGACTATCTCGCCGACGAGGTGCTCGACCGGCAGCCACCGGAGGTTCGCTGCTTCCTGCTGGACACCTCGGTGCTCGAGCGGCTGTCGGCCCCCGTGTGCGGGGCGGTCACGGGACGCTGCGACGGTGCGGCGATGCTGGAGGGCCTCGAACGGTCGAACCTGTTCCTCGTCCCGCTCGACGACCACCGTGGCTGGTACCGCTACCACCACCTGTTCCGCGACGTCCTGCAGGCCCGGCTGCTCGACGAACGGCCGGACGACGTGGCGCGGCTGCACCGTCGCGCCGGCGCCTGGTTCGACGAGGCCGGCCAGCCGGAGGCCGCCGTCCGGCATGCGCTGGCCGCGGGTGACCTCGACTCGGCCGCCGACCGGGTCGAGCTGGCGATCCCCACGCTGCGCCGCGCGCGGCGGGAGGACGTCATTCGCCGCTGGGTCGACCAGCTGCCGGCAGCGGTCGTGAGAAATCGGCCGGTGCTCGCCGTCGGCCTCCTCGGTGCCCTCGCGGCCAGCAACCGGTTCGACGGTCTGGCGCAACGACTTCGGGACGTCGAGCAGCTCCTGGGTGCTCCCGACCAGCAGCCCGTCATCGTCGACCAGGCCGAATGGACTCGCCTGCCGGCCCTGCTGGCGACCTACCGGGCCGCGCTGGCCCTGGTCGGCGGCGACCCGGCCGAGACGGTGCGGCATGCCCGGATCGCCCTGGACCTGGCCGGTGACGACGACCTGCTCACTCCCGCCTCGGCCGCTGCGCTCGTCGGGCTCGCCTGCTGGACCGAGGGTGACCTGGACGGCGCGCACCAGGCCTACCGAGCGGCGGCGGACGGCCTGGAGCAGACCGGACATGTCGCCGACGTGCTCGGCTGCACGATCACGATCGCGGACCTCGAGGTGGCCCAGGGACGGCTGCTGGACGCACGCCGAACCTGTGAGCGCGCAATGGCTTTGGCCGAACGGGAGGCCTCACCACCGCGTGGCACCGCCGACATGCACGTCGCGCTGAGCGTCATCGCCCTGGAATCCGGCGACGTCGGCTGCGCGGCCGAACACCTGAGCAGGGCCGATGTACTGGGTGAGGCCGGCGGCCTGCCCCAGAACCCCTACCGGTGGCGCGTCGCCCTGGCGTGGCTACGCGAAGCGCAGGGTGACGCGGCGACCGGGGTCGGCCTCCTCGAGGAGGCCGAGCGGGCCTACGTCGGCGACTTCTCGCCGGAGGTGCGGCCGATCGCCGCCGTCCGCGCGCGCATGCTCGCCGGCGGTGGTGAGGTCGCCCCAGCGCTGGCCTGGGCTCGCCGCCGAGGTGTCTCCGCCACCGACCCGCTGACCTACCTGCGCGAGTACGAGCACGTCACCCTGGCGCGGATCCTGCTCGCCGACCACGCCACCTCGGGTCACGAGGCAGCGCTGCTCGAGGCGACCGGCCTGCTCGACCGGCTGCTGGAGGCGGCCGAGGGTGGAGGTCGCACCCGAGTCGTGCTGGAGGTGCTGGCGCTGCAGTCGCTCGCCCGGGCCGCGGCCGGACATCAGGCGGCGGCGCTGGAATCGCTCGAACGCGCCGTCCGGCTGGCAGAGCCCGAGGGCTGGGTTCGGGTGTTCACCGGCGAGGGCGCGCCGATGGCGAAGTTGCTGCGATCGCTGCAGAGCCGACACCGCAGCTGGCTGTTCCTCCGAACGCTCATCACCGCTGCTCCGGCACGAGCAGCGGGCGCTCCCCGGGGGTCCGGGGGCGAGACGCCGAGCGGGCAGTCCCTGGTCGAGCCGCTCAGCTCGCGCGAGCTCGACGTCCTGCGCTATCTGCGCTCCGATCTCGACGGACCCGCCATCGCCCGCGAGCTCGGGGTGTCGCTGAGTACCGTGCGCACCCACACCCAGCACATCTTCACCAAGCTCGGTGTGGCCAACCGCCGGGCGGCGGTGCGGCACGCCCACCAGCTCAATCTGTTCGCCGGTCGCTGA
- a CDS encoding MFS transporter, translating into MTTSQVPLVPLRVNRTFVTLYTLSYTGGSLLFLAPLLVSLALKVNQLVGIDDAPRSLALVTGVGSLLAIVSNPLFGRLSDRTTSPLGMRRPWMLVGLAGGTVGVLTVAVAQSIMVVLIGWCVAQVFLNALLAALASVLPDQVPAVQRGVVSGLLGICVPAASVAGTYLVQAFDGSALTMFLAPCVVGGALVLVFVARLGDRRLDPADRPPWSLREFVGSFYVDPRTHRDFAWAFVSRFMLVTAYAFLVTYQAYYLLDQIGTREDDVAHQIYLGTLAQSVALVVTAPLSGKLSDHIGRRKIFVAGAAAIYAIALVLLATAAGVGGYLVGMAVGGLGFGMYMAVDLALVVDVLPDSGSSAKDLGVLNIAGALPFAIAPAVAPAVLAAGHGSYAVLYLVAGGCALAGAAAIVPVEQVR; encoded by the coding sequence ATGACCACGTCCCAGGTGCCGCTCGTCCCGCTGCGCGTGAACCGGACCTTCGTGACGCTCTACACGCTGTCGTACACCGGCGGATCGCTGCTGTTCCTCGCGCCCCTGCTGGTGTCGCTGGCGCTGAAGGTCAACCAGCTGGTCGGCATCGACGACGCGCCCCGGAGTCTGGCTCTCGTGACCGGGGTGGGATCGCTGCTCGCCATCGTGAGCAACCCGCTGTTCGGGCGGCTGAGCGACCGCACCACCTCACCGCTGGGCATGCGGCGTCCGTGGATGCTCGTGGGCCTGGCCGGCGGCACCGTCGGCGTCCTGACCGTCGCGGTCGCGCAGAGCATCATGGTGGTGCTCATCGGCTGGTGCGTGGCCCAGGTGTTCCTCAACGCCCTGCTCGCCGCGCTGGCCTCGGTGCTGCCCGACCAGGTACCCGCCGTCCAGCGTGGCGTCGTCTCGGGACTGCTCGGAATCTGCGTGCCGGCCGCCTCCGTGGCCGGCACGTACCTGGTGCAGGCGTTCGACGGCAGCGCACTGACGATGTTCCTGGCGCCCTGTGTCGTGGGTGGCGCGCTCGTCCTCGTCTTCGTGGCCCGGCTCGGCGACCGCCGTCTCGACCCCGCCGACCGGCCACCCTGGTCGCTGCGCGAGTTCGTCGGCTCGTTCTACGTCGACCCACGCACCCATCGAGATTTCGCCTGGGCGTTCGTCAGCCGGTTCATGCTCGTCACGGCCTACGCGTTCCTGGTCACCTACCAGGCCTACTACCTGCTCGATCAGATCGGCACCCGCGAGGACGACGTCGCGCACCAGATCTACCTCGGCACCCTCGCCCAGTCGGTCGCCCTCGTCGTGACCGCACCGCTGTCCGGCAAGCTGTCGGACCACATCGGACGGCGGAAGATCTTCGTCGCGGGCGCCGCCGCCATCTACGCGATCGCCCTGGTGCTGCTCGCGACCGCCGCCGGCGTAGGGGGCTATCTGGTCGGTATGGCCGTCGGCGGCCTGGGCTTCGGGATGTACATGGCGGTCGACCTCGCCCTGGTGGTCGACGTCTTGCCCGACAGTGGATCGTCGGCCAAGGATCTCGGCGTCCTGAACATCGCCGGCGCCCTGCCCTTCGCGATCGCACCCGCCGTGGCCCCGGCGGTCCTGGCAGCCGGACACGGCAGCTATGCCGTTCTGTACCTGGTCGCGGGCGGCTGCGCCCTCGCCGGCGCGGCGGCGATCGTCCCTGTCGAACAGGTGAGGTAG
- a CDS encoding GGDEF domain-containing protein, which produces MPDEAVATALEQWRDHTTVRESLSRPGRRAVVTAYLLAGAFLGPAAGLAVTESPPPLHQLWLLVALIGVYAVAYRIEFQAAAGSMVPTQPVLMVMLVSGPLELVPLAVTAGVLLGALGDGAPSEGWYGRSVRILPAWHSLGPTAVLLVGGVREPGWSDWPILTLALGAQFTLDAVTAGIRMTSVGVSARTLAHPMSWTFRVDTLMAVIGLGLIAGTPPGWSRVAVATVPVLLVRMLGRDRSEQVRTARSLGEAFESASAEATHDAMTALANRRGWEAALARASARLADEPETHVCIIAADLDGLKHANDTFGHAVGDQLITRFAQVMAEIAPPGAVAARLGGDEFALLITAGSPIDGDEVIGRIRELLRADEPIGEVRLAASLGWAATPPWATIDEAARAADEAAGQDKQRRRVGRRASVPPGTPLHPQLPVPRPAEPHHQP; this is translated from the coding sequence GTGCCCGACGAGGCCGTGGCCACGGCGCTCGAGCAGTGGCGCGACCACACCACCGTGCGGGAGAGCCTCAGCCGTCCGGGACGGCGAGCCGTCGTGACGGCGTATCTGCTCGCGGGCGCCTTCCTCGGCCCGGCGGCCGGCCTGGCCGTCACCGAATCGCCACCGCCACTGCACCAGCTCTGGCTGCTCGTGGCGCTGATCGGCGTCTACGCGGTGGCGTACCGAATCGAGTTTCAGGCGGCGGCGGGCAGCATGGTGCCGACCCAGCCCGTCCTGATGGTGATGTTGGTGAGCGGTCCCCTCGAGCTGGTGCCGCTGGCCGTGACCGCAGGAGTTCTGCTCGGGGCGCTGGGTGACGGTGCCCCGTCCGAGGGGTGGTACGGCCGGTCCGTGCGCATCCTGCCTGCCTGGCACAGTCTCGGGCCGACCGCCGTCCTGCTGGTCGGCGGTGTCCGCGAGCCGGGCTGGAGCGATTGGCCGATTCTCACTCTCGCGCTGGGTGCGCAGTTCACCCTGGACGCCGTCACGGCCGGGATCCGCATGACGAGCGTCGGCGTGAGCGCCCGCACGCTCGCGCACCCGATGAGCTGGACCTTCCGCGTCGACACCCTCATGGCGGTGATCGGGCTCGGTCTGATCGCCGGGACGCCGCCGGGCTGGTCACGCGTCGCCGTCGCGACCGTGCCCGTCCTGCTGGTGCGCATGCTGGGGCGTGACCGCAGCGAGCAGGTGCGAACGGCCCGCTCACTGGGGGAAGCGTTCGAGTCCGCGAGCGCCGAGGCGACCCACGACGCCATGACGGCACTGGCCAACCGGCGGGGATGGGAAGCGGCCCTCGCTCGGGCGTCGGCCAGGTTGGCGGACGAGCCCGAGACCCACGTCTGCATCATCGCCGCCGATCTGGACGGCCTGAAGCACGCCAACGACACCTTCGGTCACGCGGTCGGCGACCAGCTCATCACCCGATTCGCTCAGGTCATGGCAGAGATCGCCCCACCCGGGGCGGTCGCCGCGCGGCTCGGGGGTGATGAGTTCGCGCTGCTGATCACGGCGGGCTCACCGATCGACGGTGACGAGGTGATCGGTCGAATCCGCGAGCTGCTGCGGGCCGATGAACCGATCGGTGAGGTCCGGCTGGCGGCCTCGCTCGGTTGGGCAGCCACGCCCCCGTGGGCAACCATCGACGAGGCCGCCCGGGCTGCCGACGAGGCCGCCGGGCAGGACAAGCAGCGACGACGGGTCGGCCGACGGGCCAGCGTCCCACCGGGGACCCCACTCCATCCCCAGTTACCCGTCCCCCGGCCCGCGGAGCCCCACCACCAGCCGTAG